Proteins from one Gemmatimonadota bacterium genomic window:
- a CDS encoding cupredoxin family copper-binding protein, translating to MNTNRGLLVLALTVVMAPGPGVLAQSVAARTPNLQGTWTAPKGVVQFNFLHRFSISDAPFRKVTNTPTFHVGTGLTQSLMVGFTYGSNSALVPAFPNEWEFFARVRPLTQATGAPLDLSIQGGYNVASESVDGEVVAARALGRLRLLGVARAFSAAYAGEDARYAVAAGASLSLTRNISVGGDWGTLINREDDEPYAWSAGLQMGVPFTPHSFSIHASNVGTASLEGASRGQRTRWGFEYTIPITLRRFTSGGASTAGASADPMLTPTFQNVLASGDTVFVEIQEFGFSESEIEIAPGTTVVWTNRDPVRHSVTSDGGRFHSGLIDPGAVYALTFPNPGVFPFHCTPHPEMTSTVLVSREPDTNGPR from the coding sequence GTGAATACCAATCGTGGGCTCCTCGTTCTCGCTCTCACTGTGGTGATGGCTCCGGGGCCCGGTGTGCTGGCTCAGTCGGTCGCCGCGCGCACACCGAATCTTCAGGGCACCTGGACCGCCCCGAAGGGCGTCGTCCAGTTCAACTTCCTCCACCGGTTCTCGATCAGCGACGCTCCGTTCCGCAAGGTCACGAACACGCCTACGTTCCACGTCGGCACGGGTCTGACGCAGAGCCTCATGGTGGGCTTCACGTACGGCTCGAACTCCGCGCTCGTACCTGCGTTCCCGAACGAGTGGGAATTCTTCGCGAGGGTTCGACCGCTAACCCAGGCGACGGGGGCTCCGCTCGACCTGTCGATCCAGGGCGGCTACAACGTCGCGTCCGAGAGCGTCGACGGTGAAGTGGTCGCCGCCCGAGCGCTGGGCCGGCTACGGCTCTTGGGGGTCGCAAGGGCGTTCTCTGCCGCCTACGCAGGAGAGGACGCGCGCTACGCCGTCGCGGCTGGCGCATCGCTGTCGCTCACGCGCAACATCTCGGTGGGCGGGGACTGGGGCACCCTGATCAACCGGGAGGACGACGAGCCCTACGCCTGGAGCGCCGGACTCCAGATGGGCGTGCCCTTCACGCCGCACAGCTTCTCCATCCACGCGTCGAACGTGGGCACCGCATCGCTCGAGGGCGCGTCGCGCGGGCAGAGGACCCGGTGGGGTTTCGAGTACACCATTCCGATTACCTTGAGGCGCTTCACGTCCGGAGGGGCGAGCACCGCGGGTGCCTCCGCGGACCCGATGCTGACGCCCACGTTCCAGAACGTCCTGGCGTCCGGTGACACAGTGTTCGTGGAAATTCAGGAGTTCGGTTTCTCCGAATCCGAGATCGAGATCGCTCCCGGAACGACGGTCGTCTGGACGAACCGGGATCCGGTCCGGCACTCGGTCACCTCAGACGGCGGCAGATTCCATTCTGGCCTGATCGATCCGGGCGCCGTCTACGCGCTGACGTTCCCGAACCCAGGCGTGTTCCCGTTCCACTGCACGCCCCACCCAGAGATGACAAGTACGGTGCTCGTCAGTCGTGAGCCGGACACCAATGGACCGAGGTAG
- a CDS encoding MaoC family dehydratase: MKLDLEVGQTASRTLTVTSEHVRLYTEISGDRNPLHYDEAFVAGTKFGRLVVQGGITTGVLYALVAQDMPGPGTVFLSQDWKFTAPVFIGDTITGSAEVLSVHDSKPVCRLRVEVKREEGETVLEGEAWCYRFNSTAGASPEPRGET; the protein is encoded by the coding sequence ATGAAGCTGGACCTGGAGGTCGGACAGACCGCGTCACGGACGCTCACCGTGACGAGCGAGCACGTGCGCCTTTACACCGAGATCAGCGGCGACAGGAATCCTCTGCACTACGATGAGGCGTTCGTGGCGGGCACCAAATTCGGCCGGCTCGTCGTGCAGGGTGGCATCACCACGGGGGTGTTATACGCGCTCGTGGCCCAGGACATGCCCGGTCCGGGCACGGTCTTCCTCAGTCAGGATTGGAAGTTTACCGCTCCCGTCTTTATCGGGGACACGATCACGGGCTCTGCTGAGGTTCTCAGCGTTCATGACAGCAAGCCTGTGTGTCGCCTACGCGTCGAGGTCAAGCGTGAGGAGGGTGAAACCGTGCTCGAGGGGGAGGCGTGGTGCTATCGCTTCAATTCGACTGCGGGGGCCAGCCCAGAACCGCGAGGGGAGACATAG
- a CDS encoding NmrA family NAD(P)-binding protein produces MSERILVTGATGIVGRELVRLLVAVGSEIRAATRSPERAESLFGSDVEVVELDYRRTSTFDAAVEWADRLFLQAPPFDPDAHETLVPLLDWAVQAGTGQVVMMTAMGVEVRDDLPIRRLEKHVESLGVAFTLLRPNFYMQHFTGGFLGERIRRTGAFSMPVEDARVSIVDGDDVAGVAAACLTSDEHDGKAFTLTGPEALTHQEIAKTISDVIGRSVAFESVSDEEMLSRLTGSAWRPEIAGVVIALYQSVRGGVRAPVTGDVEQVLGRAPTAFSDFVAQNAESWL; encoded by the coding sequence ATGAGCGAGAGAATCCTGGTCACCGGGGCGACCGGCATCGTCGGCAGAGAACTGGTTCGGCTGCTCGTGGCAGTGGGCTCCGAGATAAGAGCGGCAACGCGTAGCCCCGAACGGGCGGAAAGCCTGTTCGGCTCCGACGTCGAAGTGGTCGAGCTCGACTACCGGCGGACGTCGACCTTCGACGCGGCGGTCGAGTGGGCCGACCGCCTCTTCCTGCAGGCTCCGCCCTTCGATCCGGACGCGCATGAGACGCTCGTCCCGCTGCTCGACTGGGCGGTGCAGGCCGGGACCGGCCAGGTCGTCATGATGACCGCCATGGGAGTCGAAGTTCGCGACGACCTGCCGATCCGCCGCCTTGAGAAGCACGTCGAATCCCTCGGCGTCGCGTTCACCTTGTTGCGCCCGAACTTCTACATGCAGCACTTCACGGGAGGCTTTCTCGGGGAGCGGATTCGCCGGACGGGAGCCTTTTCGATGCCCGTGGAGGACGCTCGGGTGAGCATCGTCGATGGGGACGACGTCGCCGGGGTCGCGGCGGCGTGCCTCACGTCCGACGAGCACGACGGCAAGGCGTTCACGCTCACGGGACCCGAGGCGCTCACACACCAGGAGATCGCGAAGACGATCAGCGACGTGATCGGTCGGTCCGTGGCGTTCGAGAGCGTGTCCGACGAAGAGATGCTGAGCCGGTTGACCGGCTCTGCGTGGCGGCCGGAGATCGCAGGCGTAGTCATCGCGCTCTACCAGTCCGTGCGAGGGGGCGTCCGTGCTCCGGTGACCGGAGATGTGGAACAGGTGCTCGGCCGAGCACCTACGGCGTTCTCGGACTTCGTCGCACAGAACGCCGAGTCCTGGCTCTAG
- a CDS encoding S9 family peptidase, giving the protein MNARFPLAILAVLALVVPLAAQVNDEASDADRLQYLDVFEMEVAADPRISPDGSRIVYVRRGFDIMTDGSRTALWMINSDGTDHRALTDGTNGVGSPRWSPDGNRLLYVRSEDGSAQVFLRWMDSGQTAELTNVTESPGSITWSPDGDWIAMTMFVPESTPPFAKMPPKPDGAEWTTPPIVINKLRYRSDGRGYLEDGYTHIFVMPAEGGTPRQLTSGPYNHGGGLSWSPDSRSIVFSANRGDPDFDVRNSEVFEISVATGELTQLTDRFGPDGNAVLSPDGSLIAYTGFDDEYQGYQITQLYIMNRDGSGSRRVSDLDRGFGGLNWASDGRGLYFQYDDQGMTKVAYVSLEGEVEDLAEDLGGVGLGRPYGGGSYTVASNGRFAFTHTSPSHPADVAVGQRGRDAQRITMLNEDLFGHKKLAQIEELWWESSYDGRPIHGWIATPPDFDPSRKYPLMLEIHGGPFSNYGPRFSPEVQFYAAAGYVVLYTNPRGSTSYGEEFGNLIHHAYPGYDYDDLMSGVDAVIDRGYIDEDNLMVTGGSGGGVLTAWIVGKTDRFRAAVVQKPVINWISFSLTSDGYSSYYQYWLPGPVWEDGNLEHYWARSPLSLVGNVETPTMLITGERDLRTPMAESEQFYQALQIRKIPTQLVRVQDSFHGIANSAPSNLIAKIANVLEWFERYRQTERVVSDR; this is encoded by the coding sequence ATGAACGCAAGGTTCCCGCTGGCGATTCTGGCTGTTCTCGCTCTGGTCGTACCGCTCGCCGCCCAGGTGAACGACGAGGCCTCAGATGCCGATCGTCTCCAATATCTGGACGTATTCGAGATGGAGGTCGCAGCCGATCCCAGGATCTCGCCTGACGGCTCGCGCATCGTCTACGTGCGCCGTGGCTTCGATATCATGACCGATGGGAGCCGTACGGCCCTTTGGATGATCAACTCCGACGGGACCGATCACCGGGCGCTCACGGACGGAACGAACGGGGTCGGCTCCCCGCGTTGGTCCCCGGACGGAAACCGTTTGCTGTACGTAAGGTCCGAAGACGGCTCTGCTCAGGTCTTCCTGCGTTGGATGGACTCGGGACAGACGGCCGAGCTCACGAACGTCACCGAGTCTCCGGGCAGTATCACATGGTCGCCGGACGGCGACTGGATCGCGATGACGATGTTCGTGCCGGAGTCCACGCCGCCCTTCGCCAAGATGCCGCCTAAGCCGGACGGTGCGGAGTGGACCACTCCTCCGATCGTCATCAACAAGTTGCGGTACCGCTCTGACGGCCGCGGTTACCTCGAGGACGGCTACACGCACATCTTCGTGATGCCGGCCGAGGGGGGCACTCCGCGGCAACTCACGAGCGGTCCGTACAATCACGGAGGTGGCCTCTCGTGGTCGCCGGATTCGCGCTCGATCGTCTTCAGCGCCAACCGCGGCGACCCCGACTTCGATGTGCGCAACAGTGAGGTCTTCGAGATCTCGGTCGCGACGGGCGAACTGACGCAGCTGACGGACCGATTCGGGCCCGACGGCAATGCGGTTCTCTCGCCCGACGGTTCGTTGATCGCCTATACGGGCTTCGACGACGAGTACCAGGGCTATCAGATCACACAGCTGTACATCATGAACCGCGACGGCTCTGGCAGCCGCAGGGTGAGCGACCTCGATCGTGGCTTTGGCGGCTTGAACTGGGCTTCGGACGGGCGAGGCCTCTACTTCCAGTACGACGACCAGGGCATGACAAAAGTCGCGTACGTCTCGCTCGAGGGTGAGGTCGAAGACCTCGCCGAGGACTTGGGTGGAGTTGGGCTCGGGCGGCCCTACGGTGGTGGCTCCTACACCGTCGCGAGCAACGGGCGCTTCGCCTTCACGCACACTTCGCCGTCGCACCCGGCGGACGTAGCGGTCGGCCAGCGGGGCCGTGACGCCCAACGCATCACGATGCTCAACGAAGACCTGTTCGGTCATAAGAAGCTCGCCCAGATAGAGGAGCTCTGGTGGGAGTCCTCGTACGACGGTCGCCCGATACACGGCTGGATCGCGACGCCGCCGGATTTCGATCCGTCGCGGAAGTACCCGCTCATGCTGGAGATCCACGGTGGGCCGTTCTCGAACTACGGCCCGCGCTTCTCTCCCGAGGTGCAGTTCTACGCGGCGGCGGGCTACGTCGTGCTGTACACCAACCCGCGTGGCAGCACGAGCTATGGGGAAGAGTTCGGCAACCTCATCCACCACGCGTATCCAGGATACGACTACGACGACCTGATGTCGGGCGTCGACGCGGTCATCGACCGCGGCTACATCGACGAGGACAACCTGATGGTCACCGGCGGATCGGGTGGCGGCGTGCTCACCGCTTGGATCGTCGGCAAGACCGACCGCTTCCGCGCCGCCGTGGTACAAAAGCCTGTCATCAACTGGATCAGCTTCTCGCTCACGTCGGACGGCTACTCCTCGTACTACCAGTACTGGCTGCCAGGGCCGGTCTGGGAGGATGGCAACCTCGAGCACTACTGGGCACGCTCTCCCCTCTCGCTCGTCGGGAACGTCGAGACGCCCACCATGCTCATCACGGGCGAGCGGGATCTGCGTACTCCGATGGCCGAGTCCGAGCAGTTCTACCAGGCGCTGCAGATCCGAAAGATCCCGACCCAGCTGGTCCGCGTACAGGACTCGTTCCACGGCATCGCGAACAGCGCTCCGTCGAACCTGATCGCGAAGATCGCGAACGTGCTCGAGTGGTTCGAGCGTTACAGGCAGACGGAACGGGTCGTCAGTGACAGGTAA
- a CDS encoding fused MFS/spermidine synthase, protein MPESVGRPAGSSSIDRYLPWLVVLFMGSGCAALIYEIVWFQLLSLIVGSSAISLGVLLATFMGGMCIGSLGLARVISTREHPLRVYALLEAGIGVFGLLALWLLPHVGGLYTSIGGPGMLGIMIRALFCAIFLLPPTIMMGATLPAISRWLETTPKGVSWLGFFYGGNTFGAVIGCLLAGFYLLRVHDVAFATYSAVALNLVVAGLAYALARRTAELGAKRDVDATPVEMAPGSTLVLLSIGISGATALGAEVVWTRLMTLNFGGTTYTFSLILASFLLAIGVGSTAGSFMARYVRDPRRALGWTQFSVVIGLAWAAYLLTRALPNWPVNPSIAPAPWFNFQLDYTRAVLTVFPAAALWGASFPLALAAVASEGQDPGRLVGKVYAANTLGAIFGALLSSLVLIAWLGTQTTQRLMIGLAAISALLLLVGAWNEERKRLEVEAGGIMRGAVTVFAALVLGWTVIPVPALLVGYGRYAVTYTGYDDIDFLFVGEGMNSSLAVSELSNGDRNYHNAGKVQASSEPQDMRLQRMLGHLTTLIPTQARSVLVIGCGAGVTAGAVSVDPAVTDLTIVEIEPLVPKVVSALFGEYNFHVVDNPKTTVVIDDARHFLLTTDRKFDAITSDPFDPWVKGAAALYTAEFWQEAKSHLNPGGVVTVFVQLYESNLAAVKSEIATFLEVFPNGMVFANLAYGQGYDVVLVGQAEPTVIDLDAIEAKLRSPEYALVARSLAEVGFNSVAELMATFAVKKPEIDPWLADAEVTRDRNLRLQYLAGMGVNLYEADAIYRDMAQYRTYPEGLFTGSPYSLSMLQAAWNRMQ, encoded by the coding sequence ATGCCTGAATCCGTCGGCCGCCCGGCCGGATCGTCCTCAATAGACCGATATTTGCCGTGGCTGGTCGTGCTCTTCATGGGCAGCGGCTGCGCTGCGCTGATCTACGAGATCGTTTGGTTCCAGCTGCTGTCACTCATCGTCGGCTCGTCCGCGATCTCGCTCGGCGTGCTACTCGCCACGTTCATGGGCGGCATGTGCATCGGCAGCTTGGGGCTCGCGCGCGTGATCTCGACGAGGGAGCACCCCCTTCGCGTATACGCCTTGCTCGAGGCGGGCATTGGCGTGTTCGGCCTACTCGCGCTGTGGCTGCTGCCGCACGTGGGCGGTCTCTACACGTCGATTGGCGGACCGGGCATGCTCGGTATCATGATCCGTGCGCTCTTCTGTGCGATTTTCCTGCTGCCGCCCACGATCATGATGGGCGCAACGCTTCCGGCGATCTCCCGCTGGCTCGAGACCACCCCCAAAGGCGTTTCGTGGCTCGGCTTCTTCTATGGCGGGAACACCTTCGGCGCGGTGATCGGGTGTCTGCTCGCTGGCTTCTACCTACTCCGGGTGCACGACGTCGCTTTCGCTACTTACTCGGCGGTGGCGCTCAACCTCGTGGTCGCGGGCCTCGCGTACGCGCTCGCGAGGCGCACCGCGGAGTTGGGCGCCAAACGAGACGTCGACGCGACTCCCGTCGAGATGGCCCCGGGCTCAACGCTCGTCCTGCTCTCAATCGGAATCTCAGGAGCGACGGCTCTCGGGGCGGAGGTCGTCTGGACCCGCCTCATGACGCTGAATTTCGGCGGCACGACCTACACGTTCTCGCTGATTCTCGCCTCGTTCCTGCTGGCGATAGGGGTCGGCAGCACGGCCGGTTCTTTCATGGCGCGCTACGTCCGCGATCCTCGGCGCGCTTTGGGATGGACCCAGTTCTCGGTCGTGATCGGCCTCGCCTGGGCCGCGTATCTGCTCACGCGCGCGCTCCCGAACTGGCCGGTCAATCCTTCGATCGCACCCGCGCCGTGGTTCAACTTCCAGCTCGACTACACGCGTGCGGTACTCACGGTGTTCCCGGCTGCCGCGCTCTGGGGGGCCAGCTTCCCGCTCGCGCTCGCGGCTGTGGCGTCGGAAGGACAGGACCCGGGCCGGCTCGTCGGGAAGGTCTACGCCGCCAACACCCTTGGCGCGATCTTCGGCGCGCTTCTCTCCTCGCTCGTCTTGATCGCTTGGCTCGGCACGCAGACCACCCAACGCCTCATGATCGGACTCGCCGCGATCAGCGCGCTGCTGCTCCTCGTTGGCGCTTGGAACGAAGAGCGGAAGAGACTCGAGGTCGAGGCGGGCGGCATCATGCGTGGCGCCGTGACCGTGTTCGCGGCGCTCGTGCTCGGCTGGACGGTAATACCCGTCCCGGCTCTCCTGGTCGGGTACGGACGCTACGCGGTCACATACACGGGCTACGACGACATCGATTTCCTCTTCGTCGGGGAAGGGATGAACTCGTCACTAGCGGTTTCGGAGCTCAGCAACGGCGATCGCAACTACCACAACGCGGGCAAGGTGCAGGCATCGAGCGAGCCGCAGGACATGCGCCTGCAGCGCATGCTCGGTCACCTCACGACGCTGATCCCCACCCAGGCGCGGTCGGTCTTGGTGATCGGCTGTGGAGCGGGGGTGACGGCGGGCGCCGTGAGCGTCGACCCGGCGGTTACCGATCTCACGATCGTGGAGATCGAGCCGCTCGTACCGAAGGTCGTCTCCGCGCTCTTCGGGGAGTACAATTTCCACGTCGTCGACAACCCGAAGACCACGGTGGTGATCGACGACGCGCGCCACTTCCTGCTGACCACCGACCGGAAGTTCGATGCGATTACGTCGGACCCATTCGACCCGTGGGTCAAAGGCGCGGCGGCGCTGTACACCGCCGAGTTCTGGCAGGAGGCCAAGAGCCACCTGAACCCGGGTGGCGTCGTCACCGTCTTCGTTCAGCTGTACGAGAGCAACCTCGCAGCGGTGAAGAGCGAAATCGCGACCTTCCTCGAGGTATTCCCGAACGGCATGGTCTTCGCCAACCTCGCGTACGGGCAGGGCTACGACGTCGTGCTCGTGGGCCAAGCGGAGCCGACCGTCATCGACCTCGACGCCATCGAGGCCAAGCTGAGGTCCCCTGAGTATGCGCTGGTCGCGCGGTCGCTCGCGGAGGTGGGCTTCAACTCCGTGGCTGAGCTCATGGCGACATTTGCCGTGAAGAAGCCCGAGATCGATCCGTGGCTCGCCGACGCCGAGGTGACGCGCGACCGAAACCTGCGGCTCCAGTACCTCGCCGGCATGGGCGTGAACCTGTACGAGGCCGACGCGATCTACCGGGACATGGCCCAGTATCGGACGTATCCGGAGGGGCTGTTCACAGGCTCACCGTACAGCCTGTCGATGTTGCAGGCGGCGTGGAATCGCATGCAGTAG
- a CDS encoding aldehyde dehydrogenase — protein sequence METLKSYNPATGEVVGEVPVTPASDIPAVVARARAAQPAWEALGLEGRAELLRKSKEIFAERAEAHGELMTKEMGKPLKEGIGEAKSLAYIDHELDEIAAALQPEVVEDKRLRSTVYHDALGVVGAITPWNFPMSMPAWMVLPALAAGNTVVFKPSEETPLCGQAYADVLNEVLPEDVLIVVHGADDQGKAIVRSDVDMIAFTGSREVGKHILRESSGTLKRVVLELGGKDPMIVLEDADIARAAKFAARNSFGNAGQVCVSTERIFVLDSIADEFESALSDFAATMTQGDGMENPDVGPMVNAGQRDHVLAQVDAAVEAGATVLAGGKGHRDNFIVPTVLAGVTEDMDIASVETFGPVACVTRVASIDEAIDKANDTHFGLGAVVFGQDEANATAVARRLTAGMIGVNSAPGGAVGTPWVGARQSGFGFHKSPDGHKQFTQTRVLTTRA from the coding sequence ATGGAAACGCTGAAGTCCTACAACCCCGCCACCGGGGAAGTCGTCGGTGAGGTCCCGGTGACCCCGGCTTCCGACATCCCGGCCGTTGTCGCACGAGCCCGAGCCGCTCAACCTGCCTGGGAAGCGCTTGGCCTGGAAGGGCGTGCGGAGCTCCTTCGCAAGAGCAAGGAGATCTTCGCGGAACGCGCGGAAGCGCACGGCGAACTCATGACGAAGGAGATGGGCAAGCCGCTCAAGGAAGGCATCGGCGAGGCCAAGTCTCTGGCCTACATCGACCACGAGCTCGACGAGATCGCGGCCGCGCTGCAACCCGAGGTCGTCGAGGACAAGCGTCTTCGTTCGACGGTGTATCACGATGCGCTCGGGGTCGTCGGAGCGATCACGCCGTGGAACTTCCCGATGTCGATGCCCGCGTGGATGGTGCTACCCGCGCTGGCGGCCGGGAATACGGTGGTGTTCAAGCCGTCCGAAGAAACGCCTCTCTGCGGTCAGGCGTACGCGGACGTGCTCAACGAGGTGCTGCCCGAGGACGTGCTCATTGTCGTGCACGGCGCCGACGACCAGGGCAAGGCCATCGTGCGGTCGGACGTGGACATGATCGCGTTCACCGGCTCCCGCGAGGTCGGCAAACACATCCTGCGCGAGTCGAGCGGTACGCTGAAGCGCGTCGTGCTCGAGCTGGGCGGCAAGGATCCGATGATCGTGCTCGAGGACGCCGATATCGCGAGGGCGGCCAAGTTCGCGGCGCGGAACTCGTTCGGGAACGCCGGCCAGGTTTGCGTTTCCACCGAGCGCATCTTCGTGCTCGACTCGATCGCCGACGAGTTCGAGTCCGCGCTGTCGGACTTTGCGGCGACGATGACCCAGGGCGACGGCATGGAGAACCCCGACGTCGGGCCGATGGTCAACGCCGGCCAGCGCGACCACGTGCTCGCACAGGTTGACGCCGCGGTGGAAGCGGGCGCCACCGTGCTCGCCGGGGGGAAGGGCCATCGGGACAATTTCATCGTGCCGACCGTGCTGGCGGGTGTCACCGAGGACATGGATATCGCGAGCGTCGAGACTTTCGGCCCGGTGGCGTGCGTGACACGCGTCGCCTCCATCGATGAAGCAATCGACAAGGCGAACGACACTCATTTCGGGCTCGGTGCCGTCGTGTTCGGGCAGGACGAAGCGAATGCGACTGCGGTTGCGCGGCGCCTTACCGCAGGCATGATCGGCGTCAACAGCGCGCCGGGAGGCGCCGTCGGCACCCCGTGGGTGGGCGCACGCCAATCGGGGTTCGGCTTCCACAAGTCGCCCGACGGACACAAGCAGTTCACTCAGACCCGGGTGCTGACCACGCGAGCTTGA
- a CDS encoding peptide MFS transporter: protein MVRSGWRGAWRGPYVTGRFGLKSDNGRPILSTGAAFEGPQNPNLGEKTFFGHPRGLSTLFFTEMWERFSYYGMRALLTLFMTTATIGTNPGLGYDVATAGAIYGLYTGLVYILALPGGWVADNLWGQRKAIWVGGWIIAAGHFTMAIPSTFTFFLGLVFIICGTGLLKPNVSTIVGELYPEGGARRDAGFSIFYMGINLGALLGPLVTGFLAEGYNWHWGFGAAGVGMILGLIQYRIGMEKLGDIGRLKTDDTPEQVAAKERKFFGTFFGVVAAVALFGFLVSNGTIPVTLTQIATVLGTSVLVLVALYFVYIWTWGGHTVEENKRMAVIFWLFLLIAVFWAGFEQAGTSFTLFARDATFRDFALKIPFTNIGPDEFPVSWFQSVNAGFIILLAPVFGMMWVWLDSRQRNPSLPIKFGLGLVGLSAGFFVMAWGAANASNGDLVSPAWLVVTYFLHTVGELCISPIGLSAITKLSPERRVGQMMGIWFVGAALGNVFAGLVGGRVETMAFDDLFRIVAMITAGIAIFALMASPLVKKLMGGVK from the coding sequence ATGGTTCGGAGTGGTTGGCGTGGGGCATGGCGTGGCCCTTACGTTACCGGCCGTTTCGGACTGAAATCAGACAACGGGAGACCGATTTTGAGCACCGGCGCTGCGTTCGAAGGACCACAGAATCCGAACCTCGGCGAAAAGACCTTCTTCGGACATCCTCGGGGCCTGTCGACGCTCTTCTTCACCGAGATGTGGGAGCGCTTCTCGTACTACGGGATGCGCGCGTTGCTCACGCTGTTCATGACGACCGCCACAATTGGGACCAATCCCGGCCTCGGCTACGACGTGGCGACGGCGGGAGCGATCTACGGTCTGTACACCGGCCTGGTATACATCCTCGCGCTCCCGGGTGGCTGGGTCGCCGACAACCTCTGGGGTCAGCGCAAGGCCATCTGGGTCGGTGGCTGGATCATCGCCGCGGGCCATTTCACGATGGCGATCCCGAGCACGTTCACGTTCTTCCTCGGGCTCGTCTTCATCATTTGCGGCACGGGGCTACTCAAGCCCAACGTGAGCACGATCGTCGGTGAGCTTTACCCGGAGGGTGGGGCGCGTCGCGACGCCGGCTTCTCGATCTTCTACATGGGGATCAACCTCGGCGCGCTCCTCGGTCCTCTCGTCACCGGCTTTCTCGCTGAGGGATACAACTGGCACTGGGGCTTCGGCGCGGCCGGTGTGGGCATGATCCTCGGCCTCATCCAGTACCGCATCGGCATGGAGAAGCTCGGCGACATCGGCAGGCTCAAGACCGATGACACTCCGGAGCAGGTGGCCGCGAAGGAGAGGAAGTTCTTCGGAACGTTCTTCGGCGTGGTCGCGGCGGTCGCGCTGTTCGGGTTTTTGGTATCGAACGGGACGATTCCGGTGACGCTCACCCAGATCGCAACAGTGTTGGGGACCAGTGTGCTTGTGCTGGTCGCGCTCTACTTCGTGTACATATGGACCTGGGGTGGGCACACGGTCGAAGAGAACAAGAGGATGGCGGTCATCTTCTGGCTATTTCTCTTGATCGCCGTCTTCTGGGCCGGCTTCGAGCAGGCTGGCACGTCGTTCACCCTGTTCGCGCGGGACGCCACCTTCAGGGATTTCGCGCTCAAGATCCCGTTCACGAATATCGGGCCCGACGAATTTCCGGTGTCGTGGTTCCAGTCGGTGAACGCGGGCTTCATCATCTTGTTGGCGCCCGTCTTCGGCATGATGTGGGTGTGGCTCGACAGCCGGCAGAGAAATCCGTCGCTGCCGATAAAGTTTGGGCTCGGCCTGGTGGGGCTCAGCGCGGGCTTCTTCGTCATGGCGTGGGGTGCCGCGAACGCGTCGAACGGCGACCTGGTGTCGCCCGCGTGGCTGGTAGTCACCTACTTCCTGCACACCGTCGGTGAGCTGTGCATCTCGCCGATCGGACTTTCGGCCATTACGAAGCTGTCGCCGGAACGGCGCGTCGGTCAGATGATGGGGATCTGGTTCGTGGGCGCCGCGCTGGGCAACGTGTTCGCGGGCCTCGTGGGTGGCCGCGTCGAAACGATGGCGTTCGATGACCTGTTCCGGATCGTCGCGATGATCACCGCCGGAATCGCGATCTTCGCGCTGATGGCAAGCCCACTCGTGAAGAAGCTCATGGGTGGGGTCAAGTAG